In a genomic window of Staphylococcus taiwanensis:
- the recG gene encoding ATP-dependent DNA helicase RecG — MSKVNLIESPYPLQSIKGLGPKRIALLEELNINSVEDLILYLPTRYEDNTVVDLNAADDQSTVTVVGQVYSVPTVAFFGRNKSKLTVHLMVDNIAVKCVFFNQPYLKKKIELHGTVTVKGKWNRAKQEINGNRMFFDNQNQDPSEEKLEPVYRIKEGIKQKQMRDMIHQTLQDVTIHEWLTDELRQKYKLETLEHTIMTLHQPKHREDLLRARRTYAFTELFMFELRMQWLNRLEKTSDEAIEIDYDIHKVKDFIATLPFELTDAQKTSVNEIFRDLKAPIRMHRLLQGDVGSGKTVVAAICMYALKTAGYQSALMVPTEILAEQHANSLTELFGDHMNVALLTGSVKGKKRRVLLEQLENGTIDCLIGTHALIQDDVTFQNVGLVITDEQHRFGVNQRQLLREKGAMTNVLFMTATPIPRTLAISVFGEMDVSSIKQLPKGRKPIITNWAKHEQYDQVLAQMTAELKKGRQAYVICPLIESSEHLEDVQNVVALYESLQEYYGTGRVGLLHGKMPAEEKDDVMTRFSQHEIDILVSTTVVEVGVNVPNATFMMIYDADRFGLSTLHQLRGRVGRSEHQSYCVLIASPKTETGIERMTIMTQTTDGFELSERDLEMRGPGDFFGVKQSGLPDFMVANIVEDYRMLEVARDEAAELIQSGEFFTDTYVHLREFIDQNLLHMSFD, encoded by the coding sequence ATGTCTAAGGTCAATTTAATTGAAAGTCCATATCCGCTTCAAAGTATCAAAGGACTGGGGCCAAAACGTATTGCATTATTAGAAGAACTGAATATCAATTCCGTAGAGGACTTAATTTTATATTTACCAACGCGTTATGAAGATAATACGGTCGTTGATTTAAATGCTGCTGATGATCAATCTACTGTTACAGTAGTAGGTCAAGTTTATTCAGTACCTACAGTAGCTTTTTTCGGGAGAAACAAATCAAAATTAACAGTTCATTTGATGGTAGATAATATTGCTGTTAAATGTGTCTTTTTCAATCAACCTTATTTAAAAAAGAAAATTGAATTACATGGCACTGTAACAGTTAAAGGCAAGTGGAATCGAGCTAAACAAGAAATAAATGGTAATCGGATGTTCTTCGACAACCAAAATCAAGATCCTTCTGAAGAGAAGTTAGAGCCTGTTTATCGTATCAAAGAAGGCATTAAACAAAAACAAATGCGTGATATGATTCATCAAACACTTCAAGACGTGACTATTCATGAATGGTTAACTGATGAGTTACGCCAAAAATATAAATTAGAAACATTAGAACATACTATTATGACCTTGCATCAACCTAAACATCGTGAAGATTTATTGAGAGCGCGTCGTACATATGCTTTTACTGAACTATTTATGTTCGAACTGCGTATGCAATGGCTAAATCGTTTGGAAAAGACATCTGATGAAGCCATCGAGATTGATTATGATATTCATAAAGTTAAAGATTTTATCGCAACATTACCCTTTGAATTAACCGATGCTCAAAAAACGAGTGTAAATGAAATCTTTCGTGATTTGAAAGCGCCGATAAGAATGCATCGATTATTACAGGGAGATGTAGGTTCAGGGAAAACGGTAGTTGCAGCAATTTGTATGTATGCACTTAAAACAGCAGGATATCAATCTGCACTTATGGTCCCGACAGAAATTTTAGCCGAACAACATGCTAATAGTTTGACGGAATTGTTTGGAGATCATATGAATGTGGCACTTCTTACCGGTTCAGTAAAAGGTAAGAAACGACGTGTCTTATTAGAACAACTTGAGAATGGCACAATAGATTGCTTAATTGGTACGCATGCATTGATACAAGATGATGTCACATTTCAAAATGTGGGGCTAGTTATTACGGATGAACAACATCGATTCGGTGTGAATCAACGTCAACTTTTAAGGGAAAAAGGTGCGATGACGAATGTTCTATTTATGACAGCCACACCCATCCCTAGAACATTAGCTATTTCAGTATTTGGAGAGATGGATGTTTCTTCAATTAAACAGCTTCCTAAAGGGCGTAAACCGATTATTACAAATTGGGCTAAACATGAGCAATATGACCAAGTGCTTGCACAAATGACAGCTGAGTTGAAAAAAGGTCGTCAAGCCTATGTGATTTGCCCACTTATTGAAAGTTCTGAGCATCTAGAAGATGTACAAAATGTCGTAGCTTTATATGAATCACTCCAGGAATATTATGGTACAGGACGAGTTGGATTGCTACATGGCAAAATGCCTGCTGAAGAAAAAGACGATGTCATGACACGTTTTAGTCAACATGAAATTGATATTCTCGTTTCAACCACAGTTGTTGAGGTAGGGGTCAATGTACCTAATGCGACATTTATGATGATTTATGATGCAGATCGCTTTGGATTATCAACATTGCATCAATTACGAGGTCGTGTCGGCCGAAGTGAACATCAAAGTTATTGTGTATTAATTGCATCACCTAAGACAGAAACAGGCATTGAACGTATGACAATTATGACTCAAACGACAGATGGTTTTGAATTAAGTGAACGTGATTTAGAAATGCGTGGTCCTGGAGATTTCTTTGGTGTGAAACAAAGTGGATTACCGGACTTTATGGTTGCTAATATTGTTGAAGATTATCGCATGCTTGAAGTGGCTAGAGATGAAGCAGCTGAATTAATTCAATCAGGTGAGTTCTTTACAGATACTTATGTTCATTTACGTGAGTTTATCGATCAGAATTTACTACATATGAGCTTTGACTAA
- a CDS encoding thermonuclease family protein: protein MGNTFLFVIIFILFSVLFFILKSKKRVIAIIGLTLIVAGVSNTYNHHIANAQTGALKKETVKYVRDVDGDTVQLLYKGKVTTFRLLLIDTPETKDPRKPVQKYGPEASRFTTTMLANARTIQVQFDRGQKTDKYGRYLAYVYADGRMVNEAVVRQGLARVTYIYPPNNTFEQMLKASQSKAQAEKLNIWSTQTVTKKNTKPSSVTTSPKVTTPKASVPKTSTTKTSKSKEYYKNCTLMRKKYPNGVSKKHPAYRAALDRDKDGWACER, encoded by the coding sequence ATGGGAAATACATTTTTATTTGTTATTATATTTATTTTATTTAGTGTTTTGTTCTTTATTTTAAAAAGTAAAAAACGAGTCATAGCTATTATCGGTCTAACATTAATTGTGGCTGGCGTTAGTAATACATACAATCATCATATTGCAAATGCGCAAACGGGTGCCTTAAAAAAGGAAACTGTCAAATACGTTAGAGATGTAGATGGTGACACTGTTCAATTATTATATAAAGGTAAAGTAACAACTTTCAGATTGTTACTTATCGATACACCTGAAACTAAAGATCCTCGTAAACCTGTTCAAAAATATGGACCAGAGGCAAGTCGTTTCACTACTACTATGTTAGCAAATGCACGTACAATTCAGGTGCAATTTGACAGAGGTCAAAAAACAGATAAATATGGACGTTATTTAGCTTATGTGTATGCTGATGGAAGAATGGTAAATGAAGCGGTAGTAAGACAAGGTCTAGCTAGAGTCACTTATATTTATCCACCTAACAATACTTTTGAACAAATGTTGAAAGCGAGTCAATCCAAAGCACAAGCTGAAAAATTAAATATTTGGAGTACACAAACAGTTACTAAAAAGAATACGAAACCAAGCTCAGTAACTACATCTCCAAAAGTAACAACGCCTAAAGCAAGTGTTCCTAAAACATCAACAACAAAGACGAGTAAATCAAAGGAATACTATAAAAACTGTACGTTAATGAGGAAAAAATATCCTAATGGCGTATCAAAAAAACATCCTGCTTATCGTGCAGCATTGGATAGAGATAAAGATGGATGGGCATGTGAAAGATAA